The sequence GATGGTTTCGCCACCTTTCAACTCATAGGTCTGGCGCAGCAGGTATTGCACGGTTAGGCCCTTGAGCATGGCGCCTGCGGCCTGTTCGAAACTGATGTCGTCCGGCAGGTGCACCAGGTTGGCAGCCGGTAACACATGCAGCTCGCTGTAGGCGCCCAACGGGCCGCTGCCATAGGCCACGCGGTCGCCGACCTTGAATTGAGTCACTTCACTGCCCACCGCCTCCACCACCCCGGCGCCTTCCGCGCCCAGGCCTGATGGCAACGCCGGTGGCGCGTACAGACCACTGCGAAAATAAGTGTCGATGAAGTTCAGGCCAATGGCCTTGTTGCTCACGCGAACCTGCAGCGGGCCCGGTTCTGCCGGCGTGTAGTCGACATACTCAAGCACTTCGGGGCCGCCATGGGCACGGAACTGGATACGTTTGGCCATCTGCACTCTCCTCAAGTCAATGTCGCGAAGGGCTCCTATCGGACTCCTAAGCTTGATCTTCGTCAACTGCGGCGCAACCCGGTGCGGTGGTATCCTGTGCGCCCATTTGCCGCCGACGCCCAATGGCCTCGCGTAGCTTTGCCCGATTCAAGGTGATGCCATGACTACCCGCACCGAGGCTGTTAAAGCCTACCTGCTCGACCTGCAAGACCGCATTTGCAGCGCCCTGGAAACCTTCGAGACGGACACTCGCTTTATCGAAGACGCCTGGACCCGGCCTGCCGGCGGTGGCGGTCGTACCCGTGTGATCGAAAACGGTTCGGTGATCGAAAAAGGCGGCGTCAACTTTTCCCACGTCTTCGGCAGCGGCTTGCCGCCGTCCGCCAGCGCCCATCGTCCGGAACTCGCCGGTCGTGGTTTTGAGGCCCTCGGCGTGTCGTTAGTGATTCACCCCCATAACCCTCACGTGCCGACGTCCCACGCCAACGTGCGCTTTTTCATTGCTGAAAAAGAAGGCGAAGAGTCGGTGTGGTGGTTCGGTGGCGGCTTTGACCTGACGCCCTACTATGGCAACGAAGAAGACTGCATCCACTGGCACCGCGTGGCCGAGCAGGCCTGTGCACCCTTCGGCCCGGACGTCTATTCGCGCTACAAGGCCTGGTGCGACAGCTACTTCCACATCAAGCACCGCAACGAACCCCGGGGTATCGGCGGCCTGTTCTTCGATGATTTGAACGAGTGGGACTTCGACACCTGCTTCGCCTTCATACGCGCCATTGGCGATGCCTACATCGACGCTTACCTGCCGATCGTCCAGCGCCGCCAAGCCACGGCCTATACCGAGCAGCAGCGCGAATTTCAGGAATTCCGCCGTGGCCGCTACGTCGAATTCAACCTGGTCTATGACCGTGGCACCCTGTTTGGCCTGCAATCGGGTGGCCGCACCGAGTCGATCCTGATGTCCCTGCCGCCGCAAGTGCGCTGGAGCTATGACTGGAAAGCAGAGGCCGGCAGCGAAGAAGCACGCCTGACCGACTACTTCCTGCAAGACCGCGACTGGCTGGGTGTTGTTGCACCCAAGGCAGCGGTTTGATGGATCGTTATGTCGTTTTTGGTAACCCTATTGGCCACAGCAAGTCGCCACTGATTCATCGCTTGTTCGCTGAGCAGACCGGCGAACAGCTGGACTACAGCACCTTGCTGGCTCCGCTGGAGGATTTCACTGGCTGCGCCCGTGAGTTTTTCCTACAAGGCCGTGGCGCCAACGTGACTGTGCCGTTCAAGGAACAAGCCTATCGTCTGGCCAACACCCTGACTGAACGTGCCCTGCGCGCTGGTGCGGTAAACACCCTGAGTAAACTTGCAGATGGCAGCCTGCTAGGCGACAACACCGACGGTGCCGGCCTGGTGCGGGATTTGACTATCAACGCTGGCTTGAGCCTGCAAGGCAAACGCATCTTGCTGCTGGGCGCGGGCGGCGCGGTGCGTGGTGCTCTGGAGCCGTTGCTGGCTGAGCTGCCGGCCTCGTTGATCATTGCCAACCGCACCGTCGAAAAGGCCGAATTGCTGACCGCGTTGTTTGATGATCTTGGTCCCGTATCCGCCAGCGGTTTTGACTGGTTGCGCGAGCCAGTGGACGTGATCATCAACGCCACCTCTGCCAGCCTGTCGGGTGATGTTCCGCCGATTGCCAGCAGCCTGATCGAGCCGGGAAAGACTTTTTGCTACGACATGATGTACGCCAAGGAGCCTACGGCGTTCTGCCGCTGGGCCAGCGAACAGGGCGCAGCGCAGGCAATGGATGGCTTGGGAATGCTGGTGGAACAGGCGGCGGAAGCGTTCTTCCTGTGGCGCGGCGTACGACCGGAGTCGGCGCCGGTGCTGGCTGAGTTAAGGCGGCAGTTGGCCTGACACAAATCTAAATGTGTTCAGTCTTCAAAATGGAGGGGGCATTTATCGGCCCCTTCCAGCTTCTTCAACTCTTCCACCACCTGCGGCCTGGCCCGGCGCAACGTCAGGCTGCGTCCCAACCCCTTCAATCGCCGCGCTTCCTGGTGCAGCATTTCCACCCCGGAATAGTCGATAAAGTTGATCTGCTGCGCCTCGATCACCACCCGCTGGCCCTGCAAGCTTTGCAGGCGCACTTGCAGGTAATGGCTGGCGCCAAAAAAGATCGATCCGCCCACCCGCAACACATCTTCCTCGCCGTCACGCCATTGCTGGACCCGTGGCTGCGAGGTGCGCTTGAGGTAGAAAAACAACGACGCTAATACGCCAGCGTAGATCGCCGTCTGCAACTCCAGCAGCAGCGTGGCGGCGCAGGTCAGGCTCATCACCACGAACTCGGCGTGGCTGACCCGGAACAATGCGCGAATGCCCCGATGGTCCACCAGCCCCCAACAAATCAGCAGAATGCTGGCGGCCATGCTTGGGATTGGGATATGGGCGATCAACGCGGCGCCGAACAGCGCAAACACTGCGACCCACAGCGCAGAAAATACGCCGGCCAAGGGTGAGCAGGCGCCCGCCTCGTAGCTCAGGCCCGAACGGGTGAAGGAACCGGCCGATAGATACCCGGAGAAAAATCCGCCCACGATGTTCGACAGTCCCTGGGCGCGGACTTCCTGGTTGGCGTCGAGCAATTGTTGGGAGCGTGCCGACAACGAGCGAGCAATCGACAGGCTGGTCACCAACCCCAGCATGCCCACCGCCACAGCGCTGGGCAGAAGGCGCAGGACCATGTCCAGATCCATCGGCAGCGGGCTGAACGGTGGCAGTTTGCCGACGAAGGCGCTGACCAGCGCGACGTGCCCGAACATCGCCGGCCACAGCCAGGCCACCAGGCTGCCCAGGGTCAGGGCAATCAACAAGGTCGGCCAGCGTGGCACCACTAACTTGAGCAATACACCCACGGCCAAGGTGCCCAACCCGAGCACGAGCGAAGGATGATCCCACTCCCCCGCGTGGTTGATCAGCGCCAGCAGGCTGTTGATCGCCGTGGCCTCGCTCGGCAGGTCCAGCCCCAGCAGATTGGGTAACTGCCCCAAGGCAATCACCACCGCCGCACCGAGGGTGAAACCGAGCACCACGGAGTGCGAGACGAAATTCACCAAGGCGCCGAAGCGCAGCATGCCCAGTAACCACTGAAACACTCCGGCGAGGAGGGTCAGCAGCAGGATCAAGGTGATGTAGTCCTGGGATCCGGGCACTGCCAGCGGGCTGATGCTGGCATAGAGCACGATGGAGATCGCCGCCGTCGGGCCGCAGATCAAATGCCAGGATGAGCCCCAGAGGCAGGCGATCAATACCGGGATAATCGCGGCGTAGAGGCCATATTCTGGTGGGAGACCGGCGATCAATGCGTAGGCAATGGATTGCGGTAGCGCCAGGACTGCGCCACTGAGCCCGACGATGGCGTCCCGCCCGACGCTGGCGCGGGTTTGGCGCGGCAGCCAGCTCAGGAAGGGGAAAAGGGTATGGCGGTTGGGCCGGGGCATTGGGCGCTCGGTTGAAAAGGTTTGAATCAGGGTATCACCCGACTGTGGGAGCCGGGCTTGCCCGCGATGCAGGCGCCTTGGGTTACCTGTTAAAACGCGTGATGCTATCGCAGGCAAGCCAGCTCCCACAGGGATAGGTGTCGGGCGTCAGAGTTTGGCTTTTACCGCCGCCAATGCATCCTGCCCATCCACGGTTTTAACCCCGTCCAACCACTTATCCAGCACCGCCGGATTCGCCTTGATCCACGCCTTCGCCGCCTCAGCATTGCTGACTTTCTTGTTCACCGCCTCAGCCATGATGCTGTTCTCCATCTCCTGGGTAAAACTCAGGTTGGTCAGCAGTTTCCCCACGTTGGGGCAAGACTGCGCATAGCCCTTGCGCGTCAACGTGTACACGCTGCCTGTGTCGCCAAAGTACTTCTCCCCACCCTTGAGGTAATGCATCTTCAACTGCACGTTCATCGGGTGCGGGGTCCAGCCGAGGAAGGTCACGAAGCGCTGTTTTTTCACCGCCCGGGACACTTCGGCGAGCATCGCCTGTTCGCTGGATTCGATCAGCTTCCACTGGCCCAGGTCGAAGTCGTTCTTCTTGATGATCTCTTGCAGCGAGATATTCGCCGGTGCACCCGAACCGATGCCGTAGATCTTCTTGTCGAACTTGTCGGCAAATTTGTTGAGGTCGGCAAAGTCATGCACACCGGCGTCCCACACATAGTCCGGCACGGCGAGGGTGAACTCGGTGCCGTCGAGGTTCTTCGCCAGTTGCACCACATCGCCATTGGCCACGAACTTGTCATAGAAGCCTTGCTGCGCGGGCATCCAGTTACCCATGAACACATCCACCTGGCCGTCCTTGAGCCCACCAAACGTGATGGGTACCGCGAGGGTATCGACCTTGGCTTTGTAGCCCATGCCGGTCAGTAAAAAACCGGTAATGGCGTTGGTCGCGGCGATATCACTCCAGCCTGGATCGGCCATTTTCACCGTCTCGCAACTCGAGTCCGCGTAAGCGTTGGCGCTGCTTAATGCCAGCAGACCGACGCCCAGTGCTGTGGATAACTTCATCATGGCCTTCCCCTTGGTTTTATTGGTTTTGGCAGGGTTGTGGGTAACGTGCTTTACGCTCCAGATCGTCAAGGTCGATATGGTTGCGCATGTATTGCTGACTGGCGTCCACCAGTGGCTGGTGGTCCCAGCTCTTCAGCTTGCCCTGGGTCAGCGCCTGGCTGACCAGGCGACGACGACGTTGGCTGGCGAGCACCTGCTGGTGGATCGCCGGAATGTCCCATTTGGCCCGCGCTTCATTAAGGAATGCATCGAACCGCGACCGGTGTTCCGGTGACTGGCTGAGCTCTTTCTGCTCGTGCGGGTCGTTGTGTACATCGAACAATAGACACGGATCGTCTTCGCTGTAGATGAACTTGTAGGCGCCCCGGCGGATCATCATCAGCGGCCCGATGGTGCCTTCGGCCATGTATTCGCCGAACACTTCGTCATGCCCGCCCTGCCCTTGCAAGTGCGGGACCAGCGAGCGGCCATCCAGTGGCAAGTTAGCTTCAAGCTCTCCGCCAGCCAGTTGCACCAGGGTCGGCAGCAGGTCGGCGGTGGAGACCGCCGCCGTCACGCGGCCTGCCTTGAATTGCCCCGGCGCACTGATCAGCAGCGGCACCCGGGCGGCCATTTCAAACCAGTGCATTTTGTACCAGAGCCCACGCTCGCCGAGCATGTCGCCGTGGTCGCCGGAGAAGATGATGATGGTGTCGTCTGCCAGGCCGGTGTCTTCCAGGGTTTGCAGCAGCTTGCCGACGTTGCTGTCGATGTAGCTGCAGGCGCCGAAGTACGCGCGGCGGGCATCGCGGATCTTGTCCACAGGCAGCGGCTCGTCCCACAGGTCGTAGACCTTGAGCAGGCGTTGGGAATGTGGGTCTAGATCAGCCTGTGGCGGGGTTGCAGGCAGCGGGATGTCGTTGTCGTCGTACAGGTCCCAGAACGGCTTGGGAATGGTGTACGGGTCGTGTGGATGGGTCATCGACACGGTGAGGCAAAACGGCTGGTCACCGTCCTCGCGGATATGGTCGAACAGGTACTGCTGGGCCTTGAACACCACCTCTTCGTCGAAATCCAACTGGTTGGTGCGCACGCACGGCCCGGCTTGCAGCACCGACGACATGTTGTGATACCAGGTTGGGCGCACGTCCGGTTCATCCCAGTTCACCGCCCAGCCATAGTCGGCCGGGTAGATGTCGCTGGTCAGGCGTTCTTCATAGCCGTGGAGTTGATCCGGGCCGCAGAAATGCATCTTGCCCGAGAGCGCGGTGCGGTAGCCGAGGCGGCGCAGGTAGTGGGCATAAGTCGGTACGTCGGCAGGGAAATCCGCCGCGTTGTCGTAGGCGCCGATCTTGCTCGGCAGTTGCCCGCTCACCAGGGTAAAGCGCGAGGGTGCGCACAGCGGACTGTTGCAATAAGCGGCGTCGAACACCACGCCTTCGGCGGCCAGGCGGCTCAGGTTCGGCAGTTTGATAGGCGAAGGACCGTAGAACGGAAGCATCGGCGCGGCCATTTGATCGGCCATGATGAAAAGAATGTTCTTGCGCTTCATGGTTTCGCGGCATTCCATAGTCGATATTTATGCGATTGAGCATGCAGGCCATGGAAAACGTGGTAAAGCCCATGAAAAGCAATGTCTAGGATAAGCACAGCTTATGTATGAATCCCTCGGCGACCTGTCACTGGATCTGCTGCGCGCCTTTGAAGCGGCAGCGCGGCAACGCAGTTTTACCGCGGCGGCAATGGAACTGGGCACTACCCAGCCCGCCATCAGCCAGCAGATCAAGCGCCTGGAAGAACAACTGGCGGTGCGCCTGTTTGACCGCATCTACCGTGGCATTGAACTGACCGATGCCGGCGCGCTGCTGTTCGAGCACGTACAGGCCGGCTTGCAGAACATCAACCAGGGCTTGAGCACCATCACCCAACAGGATCAGCACGAAGTGCTGCAAGTGGCGACCGATTTTGCCTTCGCCGCCTATTGGCTGATGCCGCGTCTGCATCGCTTCCATGAAGCCAACCCGCAGGTGGATGTGAGCCTGGTCACCAGCGAGCGCAATCACGCCACGTTGCGCAGCGATATCGATGTGGCCGTGTTGTTTGGCGACGGACGCTTCAAGCAGGGCGAGAGCCTGTGGTTGTTCAACGAAGAGGTGTTTCCGGTGTGCAGCCCGCAGTTGCTCAAGGACCGCACGACCCCGTTGTCGATACAGAGCCTGCAGGAGTACCCGTTGCTGCACCTGCGCCAGGAAAACAACAGCCAGTGGTTCGACTGGAGCGGCGTATTCCGCGAACTGGGTATCACCGCCGCGCCCACGCCTGGCCAACTGCGCTTCGATAACTACACGCTGTTGATCCAGGCGGCGATTGCCGGGCAAGGCGTGGCCATCGGTTGGCGACACCTGGTGGATAACTTGCTGGAACAAAAGTGGCTGTGCCGGCCGATTGGCGACACCGTGATCTCGCGTTTTGGTTATTACGTGGTGCTGCCCCAACGCAAACGTCGGGGGCAGTTGATCGAACGCTTTGTCGACTGGCTGGTGGCGGAGCAGGCCCGCAGCGCGCAATCCCTGACTGGCCTGGCCCTGCCGTCCATTGCGGTCTAGGATTTGCCGATCATTGAGTCCGGAGCCTGTCATGCAACGTATCAAGGGCTACCACGCCCATATCTATTTCGACGCCAGCACGATCGATCAGGCGCGCAAGCTCTGCGAAGAGGCCGCGCAATTGTTCCCGCTGCGCATGGGCCGAGTACATGAGCGCCCGGTGGGGCCGCACCCGGATTGGAGTTGTCAGTTGGCGTTTGAGCCGGAATACATCGGCGTGGTCTTGCCGTGGCTGGCGCTCAATCGCAACGGTCTGGTGGTGTTTCTGCATCCCGATACCGGTGATGACTTGAAAGACCATACCGAGCATGCGATCTGGATGGGGGCGATGCGGACATTGGACTTGTCGATATTTTAGATGTTTTTGTTCCCTATATATGGGACTGATATTTATATATTGAGACTTTAAGGCTCTTGGGTTTATATTCGCCTCATCCGCTCAGAAGACTTCAGGTGAAGCGATGCAGGCGCAATTGATCGCGCTCGATTGGGGAACCAGTTCCCTTCGTGCTTATAAGCTCGGCCCCGCAGGCGTCGTCCTCGAACGACGCGCATTGGCGTCGGGGATCATGCACCTGCCCACCGAGCCTCGGGAGATCGCCGGGGTTTTGTGCAGCAATGGTTTCGAATTGGCGTTTGACGCTGCCTGTAGCGATTGGCTGGATGAGCAGCCCACGCTCCCTGTCATCGCTTGCGGCATGGTGGGCAGTGCGCAGGGTTGGAGTGAAGCGGCTTATCGCGACACGCCGGCCGATGTCGCGACCCTCGGCCAGGCATTGCACGTTGTGCGCAGCCTGCGGGGCGTCGATGTGCATATCGTGCCTGGTGTGATCCAGCGCGGCGGCTTGCCTAACGTAATGCGCGGCGAAGAAACCCAGGTGTTGGGGGTGCTGCAAAGCTTGCCGCTCGATGTGGCCAACCGACGGTTGATCGGCCTGCCGGGCAGCCATTCAAAATGGGTCGAGGTGGTGGAAGGCTGTATCACTCATTTCGACACCTTCATGACCGGCGAGCTGTTCGCCGTGCTCAGCCAGCACAGCATCCTGGGACGTACCCAACAACCGTCCGCGCAGTTTCAGGCCGAGGCTTTTGACCGGGGCGTGCGGGTAGCGTTGTCGGCGGACGGCCAACGCGGGCCGCTGTCGACCTTGTTCAGCGCTCGCACGCTGGGGCTGACCGGTGAGCTGGCGGGCCATGAGCAAGCGGACTATCTGTCCGGGCTGCTGATCGGTCATGAATTGCTGGCACTCAATAGCAACCCGCAGCCCGACATCGTTCTAGTGGGCAACACTCAACTGTGCACCCGCTACCAACGTGCGCTGGCACTCTGCGGCTTTTCCCACGTGACCCTCGCACAAGAGGCCACCGAGCGCGGTTTGTGGCAGCTCGCAGTCGCCGCCGGGCTGGTTGCCGCATCCGTTCAACCTGACTAGAGGCCCGACATGCTCAAGCAAGCACTGACACACAACGGTTTGATCGCGATCCTGCGCGGCGTGCGTCCTGAAGAGGCCGCGGGCATCGGCCAGGTGCTGTACCAGGCCGGCTTTCGGGTGATCGAAGTGCCGCTCAACTCACCGGATCCGTACACCAGTATCCGCACCCTGCGCGATACCTTGCCGGCTGATTGCCTGATCGGTGCCGGCACCGTATTGACCCCCGAACAGGTGACGCAGGTGAAAGCCGCCGGCGGCCAAGTGATCGTCATGCCCCACAGCGATGCCAAGGTGTTGCGGGCGGCCAAAGCGGCGGGTTTGTATCTGTCGCCCGGGGTCGCCACGCCCACCGAAGCCTTCGCCGCGCTGGCCGAAGGCGCCGATGTGTTGAAGCTGTTCCCCGCCGAGCAAATGGGCCCGGCGGTGGTCAAGGCCTGGCTCGCGGTATTGCCGGCGGGCACGGTGTTGCTGCCGGTGGGCGGGATTACGCCAGAGAACATGCAGGTGTTTTTCGACGCGGGCGTCAAAGGTTTCGGCCTGGGCTCCGGGTTATTCAAGCCGGGCATGACTGCAGATCAAGTGGCGAGCCGCGCCCAAGCCTACGTCGCGGCCTGGAACGCCTTGGGCTGATTACCTTTCTCCATCTACAAGAGCGATAAGAAGATGAAAATCACCAAACTGACGACCTTCATCGTCCCGCCGCGCTGGTGCTTCCTCAAGGTAGAAACCGACCAGGGCGTGACCGGCTGGGGCGAGCCCGTAGTCGAGGGCCGCGCCCATACCGTGGCCGCCGCAGTGGAAGAGCTTTCCGACTACTTGATCGGCAAAGACCCACGCAACATCGAAGACATCTGGACCGTGCTCTATCGCGGCGGCTTCTACCGTGGCGGCGCGATTCACATGAGCGCGTTGGCTGGTATCGACCAGGCGCTGTGGGACATCAAGGGCAAGGCCCTCGGTGTGTCGGTCAGCGACCTGCTGGGTGGTCAGGTGCGGGACAAGATCCGCGTCTATTCGTGGATCGGCGGTGACCGTCCGGCAGACACCGCTCGTGCAGCTAAAGAAGCCGTTGCCCGCGGCTTTACCGCTGTGAAAATGAACGGCACCGAAGAGCTGCAATTTCTCGACAGTTTTGAAAAAGTCGACCTGGCCCTGGCCAACGTGGCTGCCGTACGTGATGCGGTGGGCCCGAACGTCGGCATCGGCGTGGACTTCCATGGCCGGGTGCACAAGCCCATGGCCAAGGTGCTGATGAAGGAGCTGGACCCTTACAAATTGATGTTTATCGAAGAGCCGGTGCTCAGCGAAAACTACGAAGCCCTGAAAGAATTGGCGCCCTTGACCAGCACCCCGATAGCCCTTGGCGAACGGCTGTTCTCCCGCTGGGATTTCAAACGCGTGCTCAGTGAGGGTTACGTCGACATCATCCAGCCCGACGCGTCCCACGCCGGCGGCATCACCGAAACCCGCAAGATCGCCAACATGGCCGAAGCCTACGACGTGGCCCTGGCGCTGCACTGCCCGCTGGGCCCGATTGCCCTGGCGGCGTGCCTGCAACTGGACGCGGTCTGCTACAACGCGTTCATCCAGGAACAGAGCCTGGGCATCCACTACAACGAGAGCAACGATCTGCTGGACTACGTCCGCGATCCGGGGGTTTTCGACTACGACCAGGGCTTCGTGAAAATCCCTAACGGGCCGGGGCTGGGCATTGAGATCAACGAGGAGTATGTGATCGAGCGTGCTGCCATCGGGCACCGCTGGCGCAACCCGATCTGGCGCCATGCCGATGGGAGTTTTGCGGAGTGGTAAGCCCCGCGCGAATCATCTGAAGGAACGCGGTCAATGTGGGAGCGGCGGTGCGACGATTCGACTTGCTCGCTCCCACCTTTGATCCGTTTTCTCCAACAAGTCCCTCAATAAACATAAAAAGAGGCACCCCCCATGCAACCTGAATCCTTTACAGGGCAGGCGAAGCTGGTCACGCCCAGCCGAAAGCGCTATTTCATCATGGTCCTGCTGTTTATCACCGTGGTGATCAACTACCTGGACCGCAGCAACCTGTCGATTGCCGCACCCGCCCTGACCTCTGACTTGGGCATCGACCCGGTGCATGTGGGGTTGATCTTCTCCGCTTTCGGCTGGACCTACGCCGCCATGCAAATCCCTGGTGGGTGGCTGGTGGACCGGGTTCCACCACGTATTCTGTACACCGTGGCCTTGTTGCTATGGTCTATTGCCACCGTCATGCTCGGATTTGCCGCGAGCTTCATTGCACTGTTTGTTTTACGCATGGCGGTGGGTGCTCTGGAGGCCCCGGCTTATCCTATCAACAGCCGCGTGGTCACCAGCTGGTTTCCCGAGCGTGAACGCGCCACTGCCATTGGTTTCTATACCTCCGGGCAGTTTGTCGGGTTGGCGTTCCTGACGCCCGTACTGGCTTGGATGCAGCATCACTATGGCTGGCAAGTAGTGTTTTTCAGCACCGGGGCCGTGGGAATTCTCTGGGCCTTGGTCTGGTACGCGGTGTACCGTGAGCCACGGGATTTCAAGGGTGTTAACAGCGCTGAAATCGAACTGATCCGTGAGGGGGGCGGGTTGGTGGACCTGTCTTCGCAAACTGCCAAACGCAAGACTCCCTTCAGTTGGGTTGACTTGGGGATTGTGTTGAGCAAACGCAAACTCTGGGGCATTTACCTGGGGCAGTTCTGCCTGAACTCGACGCTGTGGTTTTTCCTGACGTGGTTCCCTACCTACTTGGTGAAATATCGCGGCATGGACTTCATCAAGTCTGGCCTGCTGGCGTCCCTGCCCTTCCTGGCTGCGTTTGTCGGCGTACTGTGTTCGGGGCTGTTTTCCGACTGGCTGATTCGTCGCGGTGCTTCGGTGGGCTTTGCGCGTAAGCTGCCGATCATTGGTGGGCTGCTGATTTCCACAGCGATCATCGGGGCCAACTTTGTTGACTCGACAGGCTGGGTGATTGCGTTCCTGGCGGTGGCATTCTTCGGTAATGGTCTGGCGTCGATCACCTGGTCACTGGTGTCGACCCTGGCGCCCGCACGGTTGCTGGGATTAACGGGTGGCGTGTTCAATTTCATTGGCAATCTGTCGGCTATCACCACGCCGATTGTTATAGGCTTTCTGGCCAGCGGGGATTCGTTTGCCCCGGCTATCACGTACATCTCAGTACTCGCGCTGCTGGGTGCGTTGTCCTATGTACTGCTGGTGGGCAAGGTTGAACGTATCGAATTGAAGGACGAGCGGGCGACCTGAGGTCGCCCGCTTTATCCAGGTTACGGCCCTGTCGGGACTGACATTTCGTTACGGAAGATATTGTGAGGGTCCCAGCGTTTCTTGGTGCGGCGTAGGCGGCTTTCAATGATGGTGTTCGGGAAAAATATCCGGTACCACTGGTCGTTTTTCTCGTTGGCCGGATCGCCTCCCAGGAACGTCATGTCCAAGTCTGGATAGTTGATGTAACACCCCTCGAACTGGTCATTGACGGGTACGCCCACAGTGTCGGAGAAGGCTTGGAAATAGAGTCCACGGATCCAGTCTGCGTGGGCCTGGTCCGACTCGGCAGACGCGTCACGCCAGTAACATTGTGGTTGCCACTTGAGGTAGGACGAGCGTTGGGCCGCCGAGGTCTGCGCTCGTACCGGGCCATCCATTTCATTGATGCGACCGCCAAAGGACTGGATCTGGATCAGGCTCTGGGTCAGGAAGTTCTCTGGGTCCGGTCGGGTCAGGGTCGCCCAGATCGCGGTGAGCACCTGAGGCGTAAAAATACCTTTCTGGTAGGCCGACTTGTAGCGGCCTCGTTGGTTGTCGCCGGAGCCGTTGACCGATTGGGTGAAGGCCAGCCAATCCATGCGCCTGGCCACTTGATGCGCCACCTCCAGTGAGTCGATCGTGCGTCCGGCCTGGCTGCCCCGCGGCAGGTGAACAACGTAGAACGGCGTGATGGATTCGGTCGCCCTTATCCCGGCGGCGGCGAGCAGGCGGCTGACGAAATCATCGAAGGGCGCCATGTCCTCAAGCAGTCCATTCTTGTCCACATAGTGAATGCCTAATGTCACGTTGCCAGTGTGCTGATGGCGCATCTCCAGTTTGGTCGCCAGGCCCCAGGTGTCGGGGTTTGCTTGGTTGTCGACGAACCAGGCTTGATAGGCCGCCAGCAGGCGATTGAGAACTTGGGGGGTGAGATCGGCCCAGTCCCATTCCAGCACTAGCCAACAGACTTCCTTGGGGGCCTCGGGCAGCGCCTTGAAGTAATAGCTGGTGATGATACCGAACTGCCCGCCGCCGGCACCGCAGCAGGCGGCGAACAGATCCAGCTCATCAACTGCGGTGCTTTCGCGTGAAACGTGCACCTTCAGCAAACCCGTGCCGTCCGGGTTGGGCACCAGCATGTCGACGCCGGACAACCAATCGCAGGTCAGGCCCTGCTGGCGTGAGAAAAATCCATACCCACCACCGCAGATATGTCCGCCCGCGCCGACGGAATAACACGAGCCGCCCGGTAGGGTCTTGCCTGCGGTTTTGTACAGTGCGACGGCCGTATCCCAGTTCTGGCTACCGGCGCCCAA is a genomic window of Pseudomonas sp. ADAK18 containing:
- the betC gene encoding choline-sulfatase, coding for MKRKNILFIMADQMAAPMLPFYGPSPIKLPNLSRLAAEGVVFDAAYCNSPLCAPSRFTLVSGQLPSKIGAYDNAADFPADVPTYAHYLRRLGYRTALSGKMHFCGPDQLHGYEERLTSDIYPADYGWAVNWDEPDVRPTWYHNMSSVLQAGPCVRTNQLDFDEEVVFKAQQYLFDHIREDGDQPFCLTVSMTHPHDPYTIPKPFWDLYDDNDIPLPATPPQADLDPHSQRLLKVYDLWDEPLPVDKIRDARRAYFGACSYIDSNVGKLLQTLEDTGLADDTIIIFSGDHGDMLGERGLWYKMHWFEMAARVPLLISAPGQFKAGRVTAAVSTADLLPTLVQLAGGELEANLPLDGRSLVPHLQGQGGHDEVFGEYMAEGTIGPLMMIRRGAYKFIYSEDDPCLLFDVHNDPHEQKELSQSPEHRSRFDAFLNEARAKWDIPAIHQQVLASQRRRRLVSQALTQGKLKSWDHQPLVDASQQYMRNHIDLDDLERKARYPQPCQNQ
- a CDS encoding SulP family inorganic anion transporter, with translation MPRPNRHTLFPFLSWLPRQTRASVGRDAIVGLSGAVLALPQSIAYALIAGLPPEYGLYAAIIPVLIACLWGSSWHLICGPTAAISIVLYASISPLAVPGSQDYITLILLLTLLAGVFQWLLGMLRFGALVNFVSHSVVLGFTLGAAVVIALGQLPNLLGLDLPSEATAINSLLALINHAGEWDHPSLVLGLGTLAVGVLLKLVVPRWPTLLIALTLGSLVAWLWPAMFGHVALVSAFVGKLPPFSPLPMDLDMVLRLLPSAVAVGMLGLVTSLSIARSLSARSQQLLDANQEVRAQGLSNIVGGFFSGYLSAGSFTRSGLSYEAGACSPLAGVFSALWVAVFALFGAALIAHIPIPSMAASILLICWGLVDHRGIRALFRVSHAEFVVMSLTCAATLLLELQTAIYAGVLASLFFYLKRTSQPRVQQWRDGEEDVLRVGGSIFFGASHYLQVRLQSLQGQRVVIEAQQINFIDYSGVEMLHQEARRLKGLGRSLTLRRARPQVVEELKKLEGADKCPLHFED
- the choX gene encoding choline ABC transporter substrate-binding protein, which gives rise to MMKLSTALGVGLLALSSANAYADSSCETVKMADPGWSDIAATNAITGFLLTGMGYKAKVDTLAVPITFGGLKDGQVDVFMGNWMPAQQGFYDKFVANGDVVQLAKNLDGTEFTLAVPDYVWDAGVHDFADLNKFADKFDKKIYGIGSGAPANISLQEIIKKNDFDLGQWKLIESSEQAMLAEVSRAVKKQRFVTFLGWTPHPMNVQLKMHYLKGGEKYFGDTGSVYTLTRKGYAQSCPNVGKLLTNLSFTQEMENSIMAEAVNKKVSNAEAAKAWIKANPAVLDKWLDGVKTVDGQDALAAVKAKL
- the aroE gene encoding shikimate dehydrogenase; translated protein: MDRYVVFGNPIGHSKSPLIHRLFAEQTGEQLDYSTLLAPLEDFTGCAREFFLQGRGANVTVPFKEQAYRLANTLTERALRAGAVNTLSKLADGSLLGDNTDGAGLVRDLTINAGLSLQGKRILLLGAGGAVRGALEPLLAELPASLIIANRTVEKAELLTALFDDLGPVSASGFDWLREPVDVIINATSASLSGDVPPIASSLIEPGKTFCYDMMYAKEPTAFCRWASEQGAAQAMDGLGMLVEQAAEAFFLWRGVRPESAPVLAELRRQLA
- the hemF gene encoding oxygen-dependent coproporphyrinogen oxidase, whose amino-acid sequence is MTTRTEAVKAYLLDLQDRICSALETFETDTRFIEDAWTRPAGGGGRTRVIENGSVIEKGGVNFSHVFGSGLPPSASAHRPELAGRGFEALGVSLVIHPHNPHVPTSHANVRFFIAEKEGEESVWWFGGGFDLTPYYGNEEDCIHWHRVAEQACAPFGPDVYSRYKAWCDSYFHIKHRNEPRGIGGLFFDDLNEWDFDTCFAFIRAIGDAYIDAYLPIVQRRQATAYTEQQREFQEFRRGRYVEFNLVYDRGTLFGLQSGGRTESILMSLPPQVRWSYDWKAEAGSEEARLTDYFLQDRDWLGVVAPKAAV